The Bradyrhizobium ottawaense genome window below encodes:
- the fba gene encoding class II fructose-bisphosphate aldolase (catalyzes the reversible aldol condensation of dihydroxyacetonephosphate and glyceraldehyde 3-phosphate in the Calvin cycle, glycolysis, and/or gluconeogenesis), translating to MARITLRQLLDHAAENDYGVPAFNINNMEQALAIMDAANQVDAPVIIQASRGARSYANDIMLKHMMDAVTEIYPHIPVCVHLDHGNEAATCMTAIQAGFTSVMMDGSLKADGKTPGDWGYNVGVTKTVTDMAHLGGISVEGELGVLGSLETGMGDKEDGHGAEGKLSHDQLLTNPDEAVKFVQETRVDALAIAMGTSHGAYKFTRKPDGDILAMNVIEEIHRKLPNTHLVMHGSSSVPQDLQEIINANGGKMKPTWGVPVAEIQRGIKNGVRKINIDTDNRMAMTGQIRKVLKDNPEEFDPRKYLKPAMEAMTKLCKQRLQEFNTAGQASKIKKVLTTAEMAKRYAKGELDPKVA from the coding sequence ATGGCTCGGATCACGTTACGTCAATTGCTCGACCACGCGGCAGAGAACGATTACGGCGTACCGGCCTTCAACATCAACAATATGGAGCAGGCGCTGGCGATCATGGACGCGGCCAACCAGGTCGATGCGCCCGTCATCATCCAGGCCTCGCGCGGTGCGCGCTCCTACGCCAACGACATCATGCTCAAGCACATGATGGACGCGGTCACCGAAATCTATCCGCACATCCCGGTCTGCGTGCATCTCGACCACGGCAACGAGGCGGCGACCTGCATGACCGCGATCCAGGCCGGCTTCACCTCGGTGATGATGGACGGCTCGCTCAAGGCCGACGGCAAGACCCCCGGCGATTGGGGCTACAATGTCGGCGTCACCAAGACCGTGACCGACATGGCCCATCTCGGCGGCATTTCGGTGGAAGGCGAGCTCGGCGTGCTCGGCTCGCTCGAGACCGGCATGGGCGACAAGGAAGACGGCCACGGCGCCGAGGGCAAGCTCAGCCACGACCAGCTCCTGACCAATCCGGACGAGGCCGTGAAGTTCGTCCAGGAGACCAGGGTCGACGCGCTCGCGATCGCGATGGGGACCTCGCACGGCGCCTACAAGTTCACCCGCAAGCCGGACGGCGACATCCTCGCCATGAACGTGATCGAGGAGATCCACCGCAAGCTGCCGAACACGCATCTGGTGATGCACGGCTCCTCCTCGGTGCCGCAGGACCTGCAGGAGATCATCAACGCCAATGGCGGCAAGATGAAGCCGACCTGGGGCGTGCCGGTGGCCGAGATCCAGCGCGGCATCAAGAACGGCGTGCGCAAGATCAACATCGACACCGACAACCGCATGGCCATGACCGGCCAGATCCGGAAAGTGCTCAAGGACAATCCGGAAGAGTTCGATCCGCGCAAATATCTGAAGCCGGCGATGGAAGCCATGACCAAGCTGTGCAAGCAGCGGCTCCAGGAGTTCAACACCGCGGGCCAGGCCTCCAAGATCAAGAAGGTCCTGACCACCGCCGAGATGGCCAAGCGCTACGCCAAGGGCGAGCTGGATCCGAAGGTCGCGTAA
- a CDS encoding class I fructose-bisphosphate aldolase, with product MNLTELNRIATAMVVSGKGILAADESSGTIKKRFDAIGVDSTEDNRRDYREMLFRSTEAMSQYISGVILYDETIWQDAKDGTPLVKLIEQSGAIPGIKVDEGTQALPMCPGELVTVGLDRLAERLKKYYERGARFAKWRAVIDIGSGIPSMTAISVNAHALARYAALCQAAQIVPIVEPEVLMDGDHDIDRCYEVTTRVLNKTFQELRVQRVALEGMVLKPNMAISGKKSPKQASVEEVAEKTVRLLKACVPAAVPGIAFLSGGQSDEEATAHLNAMHKLGPLPWGLTFSYGRALQAAPQKAWSGKAENVAAGQRAFSHRARMNGLASKGEWQSSLEKKAA from the coding sequence ATGAATCTGACTGAGCTCAACAGAATCGCGACCGCCATGGTCGTATCAGGCAAGGGAATCCTCGCCGCCGACGAATCCTCGGGCACCATCAAGAAGCGTTTTGACGCGATCGGCGTGGACTCGACCGAAGACAACCGCCGCGACTATCGCGAGATGCTGTTCCGCTCCACGGAGGCCATGAGCCAGTATATTTCCGGCGTGATCCTCTATGACGAGACGATCTGGCAGGATGCCAAGGACGGCACGCCGCTGGTGAAGCTGATCGAACAGAGCGGCGCCATTCCCGGCATCAAGGTGGACGAAGGCACGCAGGCCCTGCCGATGTGCCCGGGCGAGCTCGTGACGGTCGGGCTCGACAGGCTCGCCGAACGGCTGAAGAAGTACTATGAGCGCGGCGCGCGCTTCGCAAAATGGCGCGCGGTGATCGACATCGGCAGCGGCATCCCCTCGATGACCGCGATCAGCGTCAACGCCCATGCGCTGGCGCGCTATGCCGCGCTGTGCCAGGCCGCACAGATCGTGCCGATCGTCGAGCCCGAGGTGTTGATGGACGGTGATCACGACATCGACCGCTGCTATGAGGTGACCACCCGCGTGCTCAACAAGACGTTTCAGGAATTGCGCGTGCAGCGCGTCGCGCTCGAAGGCATGGTGCTCAAGCCCAACATGGCGATATCCGGCAAGAAGTCCCCGAAGCAGGCCTCCGTCGAGGAGGTCGCGGAAAAGACGGTCCGGCTGCTCAAGGCCTGCGTGCCCGCGGCGGTGCCCGGCATCGCCTTCCTCTCCGGCGGCCAATCGGATGAAGAGGCGACCGCGCATCTCAACGCCATGCACAAGCTCGGTCCGCTGCCCTGGGGCCTGACCTTCTCTTACGGCCGCGCCCTGCAGGCCGCACCGCAGAAGGCCTGGTCCGGCAAGGCCGAGAACGTCGCGGCCGGCCAGCGCGCCTTCAGCCATCGCGCGCGCATGAACGGCCTCGCCTCCAAGGGCGAATGGCAAAGTAGCCTGGAAAAGAAGGCAGCCTAG
- a CDS encoding thiamine phosphate synthase, whose translation MSNKPPPPRPAPRLYLATPVVDDPVALVAELPGLLAAADVAAVLLRLKETDQRTMISRIKALAPPVQKAGAALLVEDHAELVARGGADGAHLPGIAALKEALPSLKPDRIAGVGGLTTRHHSMDAGEMGADYVLFGEPDAKGQRPSAQAIAERLDWWAELFEPPCVGFAMSLQEAHDFAASGADFVLVGEFIWADPRGPKAALIEVDAAIKKAHATATASQNPASQEHG comes from the coding sequence TTGTCGAACAAACCGCCTCCGCCGCGCCCGGCGCCGCGCCTCTATCTCGCGACGCCCGTCGTCGATGATCCCGTTGCGCTCGTCGCCGAGCTGCCGGGCCTGCTCGCCGCCGCCGACGTCGCAGCCGTGCTGCTGCGGCTGAAGGAGACCGACCAGCGCACCATGATCTCGCGCATCAAGGCGCTCGCGCCGCCGGTGCAGAAAGCGGGCGCCGCCCTGCTCGTCGAGGACCATGCCGAGCTGGTCGCGCGCGGCGGCGCCGACGGCGCGCACCTCCCCGGCATCGCCGCGCTGAAAGAGGCACTGCCATCGCTCAAGCCCGATCGCATCGCCGGGGTTGGCGGGCTGACGACGCGGCACCATTCCATGGATGCGGGCGAGATGGGAGCGGATTACGTGCTGTTCGGCGAGCCCGATGCGAAAGGCCAGCGCCCCTCGGCGCAAGCGATCGCGGAACGGCTCGACTGGTGGGCCGAGCTGTTCGAGCCGCCCTGCGTCGGCTTTGCCATGTCGCTGCAGGAAGCCCACGACTTTGCTGCCAGTGGCGCCGATTTCGTCCTGGTCGGCGAGTTCATCTGGGCCGATCCGCGCGGGCCCAAGGCCGCGCTGATCGAGGTCGACGCTGCGATCAAGAAAGCCCATGCGACGGCGACGGCCAGCCAAAATCCTGCGAGCCAGGAGCACGGCTAG